The nucleotide sequence TGCACGGCCTCCCTCCCCCTTGTGGGGAGGGATTGAGGGTGGGGGTGAGCCCCACGGATAGAGTCTGCGGAGTCATACCCCCACCCTTGGCGCTGCGCGTCGTCCCTTCCCACAGGGGGAGGGAGACGTCGGAACCGATGGGTTGAGGGGCGCGGACAGCATTGTTAGCTCGACAGGCCGCCGAAGAGGGTGGGGAGGTCGAGGGGCCGGAAGCCGTAGTGCTCGATCCAGCGCTGGTCGGCGTCGAAGAAGGCGCGCAGGTCGGGCATGCCGTATTTGAGCATGGCGAGGCGGTCGATGCCGGCGCCGAAGGCAAAGCCCTGGTAGACGTCGGGGTCGAGGCCGGCTTCACGCAGGACATTGGGGTGAACCATGCCGCAGCCCAAAATTTCGAGCCAGTCATTGCCTTCGCCGATCTTCACTTCCGATCCGGAGCGATCGCACTGGACGTCCACTTCCATGGAGGGCTCGGTGAAGGGGAAGAAGCTGGGGCGGAAGCGCAGGGTAACGTTGGGCACCTCGAAGAAGGCTTTCAAAAATTCTTCAAGAACCCACCGCAGCTGGCCGATGTGGCTCGACTTGTCGATGACGAGACCTTCCACCTGATGGAACATCGGGGTGTGGGTCTGGTCGCTGTCATTGCGATAGGTGCGGCCGGGCACGACGACGCGGATCGGCGGATCCTGCGGCGGGGTGAGGTAGGAGGCGGCCGGCTTTTCATTGGTCTGCTTCATGACGCGGACCTGCACCGGGGAGGTGTGGGTGCGCAGGACCTTTTTCACGCCGTCCGGGCCGGGCTTCATGAAGAAGGTGTCATGCATTTCACGCGCGGGGTGACCCTCGGGGAAGTTCAGCGCGGTGAAATTGTAATAGTCGGTCTCGATATCGGGCCCTTCGGAGATGGAAAAACCCATGTCCGAGAAGATGGCGGTGATTTCGTCGATGGTCTGGGAAATCGGGTGGATACGGCCGCGCGCGGTAGGCGCAGGCGGCAGTGGCAGGGTGATATCGACGGTCTCGGCCTTGAGGCGCGCTTCGAGCGCTGCGGCCTTGAGTTCGGCG is from Devosia sp. SD17-2 and encodes:
- the pheS gene encoding phenylalanine--tRNA ligase subunit alpha; its protein translation is MSLDTQIDTLRTDLSAAIAAAENEAALDSVRVAALGKKGSVSALLGTLGTMAPEERKSAGPAINGLKVEIAGLIEARSAELKAAALEARLKAETVDITLPLPPAPTARGRIHPISQTIDEITAIFSDMGFSISEGPDIETDYYNFTALNFPEGHPAREMHDTFFMKPGPDGVKKVLRTHTSPVQVRVMKQTNEKPAASYLTPPQDPPIRVVVPGRTYRNDSDQTHTPMFHQVEGLVIDKSSHIGQLRWVLEEFLKAFFEVPNVTLRFRPSFFPFTEPSMEVDVQCDRSGSEVKIGEGNDWLEILGCGMVHPNVLREAGLDPDVYQGFAFGAGIDRLAMLKYGMPDLRAFFDADQRWIEHYGFRPLDLPTLFGGLSS